One genomic window of Psychrobacter cibarius includes the following:
- a CDS encoding alpha/beta fold hydrolase, with protein MENKQYQTDIYSLSIMTERNQALAATVYRPKNEVKKAVMIAPATGIKRQFYHNFATHLAENGFGVLTFDNEGIGESLSSALAKCDASLISWGRHDMPAVLDALQDEFADATYHLIGHSAGGQLIGLMPNYSALASVFNVACSSGRIKNMSMPYKLKAIGFMDAFIPLANLALGYTPSDKIGMGEPLPRGVSRQWREWCNGAGYIKTAFGKIIQTHFYDDITMPSLWLGFSDDDIANSKNMDDMIRVFTKMPVEKQFLDPKDFGLNSIGHMRYFISRTNAKAPQLWQMAVDWLAKQ; from the coding sequence ATGGAAAATAAACAGTATCAGACGGATATTTATTCACTGAGTATCATGACTGAGCGCAATCAGGCATTGGCAGCGACTGTCTATCGCCCTAAAAATGAGGTAAAAAAAGCGGTTATGATCGCGCCAGCAACGGGTATCAAGCGCCAGTTTTATCACAATTTTGCCACTCACTTAGCAGAAAATGGCTTTGGTGTACTAACCTTTGACAATGAAGGCATCGGTGAATCGCTGTCGTCTGCATTGGCTAAATGCGATGCATCGCTGATTAGCTGGGGTCGCCATGATATGCCAGCCGTCCTTGATGCGTTGCAAGATGAATTTGCCGACGCCACTTATCATTTAATTGGTCATAGTGCAGGCGGTCAGCTGATAGGTTTGATGCCAAATTATAGTGCGCTCGCTTCAGTATTCAATGTCGCCTGCTCATCAGGTCGTATTAAAAATATGAGCATGCCTTATAAACTCAAAGCGATAGGGTTTATGGATGCCTTTATTCCACTCGCCAACTTGGCGTTAGGGTACACGCCGTCAGATAAAATTGGTATGGGCGAACCGCTACCACGGGGCGTGTCTCGGCAGTGGCGCGAATGGTGTAATGGCGCAGGCTATATCAAAACAGCCTTTGGCAAAATTATACAAACGCACTTTTATGATGACATTACTATGCCATCATTATGGCTGGGGTTTAGTGATGATGACATTGCCAATAGCAAAAATATGGATGATATGATTCGTGTTTTTACTAAAATGCCAGTCGAAAAGCAGTTTTTAGATCCCAAAGACTTTGGTCTAAACAGTATCGGTCATATGCGCTATTTTATTAGCAGAACCAATGCTAAAGCCCCACAGCTTTGGCAAATGGCGGTTGATTGGCTAGCTAAGCAGTAA
- a CDS encoding rhomboid family intramembrane serine protease yields the protein MPPLILKPETGLLADSLGRDFVWGFGSFFIGMVLCLLLVLAAEFDSQEKKSTQKHIQKRKHIQKQKPVKKRAPVSDVSKSLVVWFRSNKERPATLVLILTCIGAFILTVFMGMDIIDPLSRQVNSAGGLTMDALQAGKHWRVVTSLFVHAGIMHLVMSLGMLFATGYILEKVLGPIRFTIAFFICGIFANVLGVIYFDMDMAGVWGATFGLFGIAIPLVAFKIFNKKYRELFGGTIAAILIITLTSMFFAFINTLSYMVYYLLTLCFGIVFGVVIVMTQKQFLLRNARRHNI from the coding sequence TTGCCACCCTTGATATTGAAGCCAGAAACAGGATTACTTGCTGACAGTTTAGGTCGTGATTTCGTTTGGGGGTTTGGTTCGTTTTTTATTGGTATGGTTCTGTGCTTGTTGCTCGTTCTCGCAGCAGAATTTGATAGTCAAGAAAAGAAAAGTACGCAAAAACATATACAAAAGCGAAAACATATACAAAAACAAAAGCCCGTAAAAAAACGAGCACCAGTAAGTGATGTATCAAAGAGCCTAGTAGTTTGGTTTAGAAGTAATAAAGAGCGACCTGCGACGTTGGTGTTAATACTGACCTGTATAGGTGCATTTATACTGACCGTATTCATGGGTATGGATATCATTGATCCTTTATCTAGACAGGTAAATAGTGCAGGTGGGTTGACGATGGACGCGCTGCAAGCTGGTAAGCATTGGCGAGTAGTGACATCGCTTTTTGTACACGCAGGGATTATGCATTTAGTAATGAGTCTAGGGATGCTGTTTGCTACAGGTTATATTTTGGAAAAAGTATTGGGTCCTATACGTTTTACGATTGCGTTTTTTATATGTGGTATTTTCGCTAATGTTTTAGGGGTGATATATTTTGATATGGACATGGCAGGTGTTTGGGGTGCTACATTTGGCTTGTTTGGTATCGCGATACCGTTGGTGGCCTTTAAGATTTTTAATAAAAAATATCGAGAGCTATTCGGCGGTACTATCGCTGCGATATTAATCATTACTTTAACCAGCATGTTCTTTGCATTTATAAACACGCTCAGTTATATGGTGTATTATCTTTTAACCTTGTGTTTTGGTATTGTTTTCGGTGTGGTCATAGTCATGACTCAAAAACAGTTTTTATTACGTAATGCTAGGCGTCATAATATATAG
- a CDS encoding M23 family metallopeptidase yields MPADSSNPQLKQKKRLTFLSRVLSVLIKAAVLLMLLFVFDRLLPSISQQTQSFVMAKWQQLSLLQQELPTENSLPSPLPEQHLTDTWGAARSQGRSHEGIDIFAARGTPIRATTQGIVSKVGENTLGGRVVVVVGPGGAGHYYAHLEDYADISPNDWVNAGDIIGYVGDSGNAKGTPPHVHYGIYISGSAVNPYPLLQKN; encoded by the coding sequence ATGCCAGCAGATAGCAGTAACCCGCAATTAAAACAAAAGAAAAGGCTAACTTTTTTAAGCCGTGTACTCAGTGTGCTCATTAAAGCGGCTGTATTGTTGATGCTATTATTTGTATTTGATAGGCTCTTACCCAGTATCAGCCAACAAACTCAGTCATTTGTGATGGCAAAATGGCAACAGCTCAGCTTATTACAGCAAGAACTACCGACGGAAAACAGCTTACCCAGTCCACTTCCAGAACAACATCTAACAGATACATGGGGCGCTGCACGCAGTCAAGGTCGCAGTCATGAAGGTATCGATATCTTTGCCGCACGAGGCACACCAATACGAGCCACGACACAAGGCATCGTCAGCAAAGTTGGTGAAAATACGTTAGGCGGTCGTGTGGTGGTCGTGGTTGGACCAGGCGGCGCAGGGCATTATTATGCGCATTTAGAAGATTATGCAGATATTAGTCCAAACGACTGGGTTAATGCCGGCGATATCATCGGCTACGTCGGCGACAGTGGCAATGCAAAAGGTACGCCGCCACATGTGCATTACGGTATTTATATCAGCGGCAGTGCAGTGAACCCCTATCCACTTTTACAAAAAAATTAG
- the phoB gene encoding phosphate regulon transcriptional regulator PhoB, giving the protein MYNEQILIVEDEPAIREMIVMTLEMAGFDSLQAADVSEAHQQVVDHRPALILLDWMLPGDKSGIDFCRLLKNDELLAEIPVIMLTAKSEEDSKVHGLDAGADDYMTKPFSTRELISRIKAVLRRSNALSSDKSIEIGNLSLDPKSQRVTAAGKVVDVGPTEYRLLAFFMSHPERAYTRTQLLDQVWGGNVYIEDRTIDVHIKRLRTLLRPHQCDTLIQTVRGTGYRFSSFIEPI; this is encoded by the coding sequence ATGTATAATGAGCAAATTTTGATTGTTGAAGATGAACCGGCGATTCGTGAAATGATCGTCATGACGCTAGAGATGGCGGGATTTGATAGTCTGCAGGCAGCGGATGTATCTGAGGCGCACCAACAAGTGGTCGATCACCGCCCTGCGCTGATTTTGCTAGATTGGATGCTACCCGGCGATAAAAGTGGCATTGATTTTTGCCGATTGCTCAAAAACGATGAGCTACTTGCTGAGATACCAGTCATTATGTTGACGGCTAAAAGTGAAGAGGACAGCAAGGTGCATGGCCTCGATGCTGGTGCTGATGATTATATGACCAAGCCTTTTTCGACACGTGAGTTGATATCTAGAATCAAAGCAGTATTGCGGCGTAGTAACGCGCTCAGTAGTGATAAATCTATCGAAATCGGCAATCTGAGCCTTGATCCCAAAAGTCAGCGGGTGACAGCGGCTGGTAAAGTGGTTGATGTTGGTCCTACGGAATATCGATTACTGGCATTTTTTATGAGTCATCCAGAGCGTGCCTATACGCGGACGCAGCTGCTAGACCAAGTATGGGGCGGTAATGTATATATCGAAGATAGAACCATTGATGTGCATATCAAACGTTTGCGGACATTATTACGACCGCATCAATGTGATACGTTGATACAGACAGTACGTGGGACAGGCTATCGATTTTCTAGCTTTATTGAACCAATTTAA
- the phoR gene encoding phosphate regulon sensor histidine kinase PhoR, translating into MNTLISAQGDQQNKSLLATQQNTTDQLKKIRSALRALRDAVVLLNDDDGLEWWNQAAEDLMLLQLSDKGKCIFDFISAPEFRQYYQATTNPNDGAQDGVHIVSWRAPKRYLKCELTPFGDEKLLIIYDVTRLHHLEEMRRDFVANVSHELRTPLTVMMGYLENFSDQPDMPPHWKRGFELMSQQTARMNRIVNDLLLLSRIEIEETHELSYIDMTKLLTHVYDDAQAYNQEYGHTIHLQIDTYDGLYGSEMYLNSALSNLVINAIKYTPKGGNIAISWTKTSEGCRFAVEDNGIGIAPEHIARLTERFYRIDKGRSRATGGTGLGLAIVKHVLYQHEANLQIESVEGVGSTFSMVFPAAHIRSAAIP; encoded by the coding sequence ATGAACACCCTAATATCGGCTCAAGGCGACCAACAAAATAAGTCACTGCTAGCAACTCAGCAGAATACAACGGATCAACTCAAAAAAATTAGAAGCGCACTACGCGCATTGCGAGATGCGGTGGTTTTGCTCAATGACGATGATGGGCTCGAATGGTGGAATCAGGCCGCCGAAGATTTAATGTTGTTACAGTTGTCAGATAAAGGTAAGTGCATTTTTGACTTTATTAGTGCGCCTGAATTTCGTCAGTATTATCAGGCGACGACCAACCCTAACGATGGTGCTCAGGATGGTGTGCACATTGTCTCGTGGCGCGCGCCCAAGCGTTATCTAAAGTGTGAGCTCACGCCTTTTGGCGATGAGAAGCTGCTCATTATTTATGATGTGACGCGCTTGCATCATTTAGAGGAGATGCGCCGCGATTTTGTGGCGAATGTCTCGCATGAGTTACGCACACCGTTGACCGTCATGATGGGCTATCTAGAAAATTTTTCGGATCAGCCAGATATGCCGCCGCATTGGAAGCGCGGGTTTGAGCTGATGAGCCAACAGACTGCGCGTATGAATAGAATTGTAAATGACTTATTGCTGTTATCTCGCATCGAAATCGAAGAAACCCATGAGCTCAGTTATATTGATATGACCAAGCTGCTGACCCATGTTTATGATGATGCGCAAGCGTACAATCAAGAGTATGGGCATACCATTCACTTGCAGATAGATACTTATGACGGACTGTATGGCTCAGAGATGTATCTAAATAGCGCGCTTTCTAATCTGGTGATTAATGCCATCAAATACACGCCCAAGGGCGGTAATATCGCCATTAGTTGGACAAAAACGTCAGAAGGTTGCCGATTTGCCGTCGAAGACAACGGTATTGGTATTGCACCTGAGCATATCGCACGGTTGACGGAGCGCTTTTATCGTATTGATAAAGGTCGTAGTCGGGCGACTGGCGGCACAGGGCTAGGTTTGGCAATCGTTAAACACGTTTTATATCAGCATGAAGCCAATTTACAAATTGAATCAGTAGAAGGGGTAGGCTCGACGTTCAGCATGGTATTTCCAGCTGCCCACATTAGATCAGCTGCGATACCCTAA
- the fadA gene encoding acetyl-CoA C-acyltransferase FadA, with translation MTILSPKDVVIVDGVRSAMGKTKNGMFRHVRADSMSAELVRALVERNDFDPRDVEDIIWGCVNQTLEQGLNIGRNIGLLAGIPKTAGGQTVNRLCGSSMQALHTAAAQIMTGQGDVFIIGGVEHMGHVGMMHGVDLNPEASKHYAKASNMMGLTAEMLGRMNNITREEQDAFGLESHRRAWAATTEGRFDNEIIGIEGHDEAGRLQLCTVDEVIRPDATMEQMQKLRPAFDPVGGTVTAATSSALSDGASAMLIMSAQKAKELGLKPRARIRSMAVAGCDAAIMGYGPVPATQKALKRAGMSIDDMQTIELNEAFAAQGLSVLKALNLTDKQDIVNINGGAIALGHPLGCSGARITVTLLNAMEQSDTEIGLATMCIGLGQGIATIIERV, from the coding sequence ATGACAATTTTAAGTCCAAAAGACGTGGTCATCGTAGATGGCGTACGCTCAGCGATGGGTAAAACCAAAAACGGTATGTTCCGTCATGTCCGCGCTGATAGCATGTCTGCTGAATTGGTTCGTGCATTGGTTGAGCGTAATGACTTTGACCCACGTGACGTCGAAGACATCATTTGGGGCTGTGTCAATCAGACCCTAGAGCAAGGCTTGAACATCGGTCGTAACATCGGTCTGCTGGCGGGTATTCCAAAGACTGCTGGCGGTCAAACCGTTAACCGTCTATGCGGTTCATCTATGCAGGCGCTACACACTGCTGCTGCTCAAATCATGACCGGTCAAGGTGATGTATTCATCATCGGTGGTGTTGAGCATATGGGTCACGTCGGCATGATGCATGGCGTTGATCTTAACCCTGAAGCGTCAAAGCATTATGCTAAAGCCTCAAACATGATGGGCTTGACCGCTGAAATGCTTGGTCGCATGAATAATATCACCCGTGAAGAGCAAGATGCCTTTGGTCTTGAGTCGCATCGCCGTGCATGGGCTGCGACCACCGAAGGTCGTTTTGATAATGAAATCATCGGTATCGAAGGTCATGACGAAGCGGGTCGCCTGCAACTATGTACTGTCGATGAAGTGATTCGTCCTGATGCGACGATGGAGCAAATGCAAAAGCTACGTCCAGCCTTTGATCCAGTAGGTGGCACAGTGACTGCTGCTACCTCATCTGCACTATCTGATGGTGCCTCAGCAATGCTAATCATGAGCGCGCAAAAAGCCAAAGAATTAGGTCTTAAGCCACGTGCTCGTATTCGTAGCATGGCTGTTGCTGGTTGTGATGCGGCTATCATGGGCTACGGTCCAGTACCTGCAACGCAAAAAGCCCTTAAGCGTGCTGGCATGAGCATCGATGATATGCAAACAATCGAGCTAAACGAAGCATTTGCAGCCCAGGGCTTATCAGTACTAAAAGCCTTAAACTTGACGGACAAGCAAGACATCGTCAACATTAATGGTGGCGCGATTGCATTAGGACATCCACTAGGGTGTTCAGGTGCTCGTATCACGGTTACGTTGCTAAACGCCATGGAGCAATCAGATACTGAAATCGGTCTAGCGACCATGTGTATCGGTCTTGGTCAAGGTATCGCGACTATTATTGAGCGTGTTTAA
- the asd gene encoding archaetidylserine decarboxylase (Phosphatidylserine decarboxylase is synthesized as a single chain precursor. Generation of the pyruvoyl active site from a Ser is coupled to cleavage of a Gly-Ser bond between the larger (beta) and smaller (alpha chains). It is an integral membrane protein.), protein MNVFTTLQQLVPQQQLSKVAGRLAASRHPYVKRTFIRSFAKAYNVSLDEYERQSLNAYESFNDFFTRELKEDARPIDMTPHGIVSPADGIISQLGQIDDHKLLQAKGRYYDVGQLLAASEDGRYFADGSFATVYLAPSNYHRVHMPFAGTLTKTRYVPGTLFSVNNTTAANVPDLFARNERLVCLFDTEYGKAAVVMVGAMIVAGIETVATGKIARTDDIQEAEHNMSFKKGDELGRFYLGSTAIVILPKGAKADWQDSMKADSVVKMGQLLGTTHA, encoded by the coding sequence ATGAATGTATTCACTACTTTACAACAGCTTGTCCCGCAGCAGCAACTGAGTAAAGTTGCTGGGCGTCTAGCCGCTAGCCGCCATCCTTATGTTAAACGCACGTTTATCCGTAGCTTTGCTAAAGCCTATAACGTCAGCTTGGACGAGTATGAGCGCCAAAGTCTCAACGCCTATGAGAGCTTTAACGATTTTTTTACTCGTGAGCTAAAAGAAGACGCGCGCCCTATCGACATGACGCCTCATGGTATCGTCAGTCCTGCCGATGGTATTATCTCGCAGTTGGGTCAAATTGACGACCATAAATTGCTCCAAGCAAAAGGTCGCTATTATGACGTTGGTCAACTGCTTGCTGCCAGTGAAGATGGCCGCTATTTTGCGGATGGCAGTTTTGCGACGGTTTATCTTGCGCCCAGTAACTATCACCGTGTACATATGCCCTTCGCCGGTACTCTAACCAAAACCCGTTATGTACCGGGCACGCTGTTTTCGGTCAACAATACTACGGCGGCGAACGTGCCGGACTTATTTGCGCGTAATGAACGCTTGGTTTGTCTGTTTGATACAGAATATGGCAAAGCAGCGGTGGTGATGGTTGGGGCGATGATTGTCGCTGGTATCGAAACAGTGGCGACTGGTAAAATTGCCCGCACTGATGATATTCAAGAAGCTGAGCACAATATGAGCTTTAAGAAAGGCGACGAGCTGGGTCGTTTTTATTTAGGCTCAACCGCAATTGTCATTCTACCAAAAGGCGCAAAAGCGGATTGGCAAGACAGTATGAAAGCCGATAGTGTGGTAAAAATGGGACAGCTACTAGGGACTACTCACGCTTAA
- a CDS encoding HD domain-containing protein: protein MPSTKPLLLTNPTLASNIDIDHVTHFLLELDALKRINRRSYVTHTTRKENSAEHSWHLAMACWSIAEQFELDVNHEKLLKMALVHDLGEIDAGDTFLFANSRSEAHIEERAGIARLQAERGNGIMDLNEIWEEQETGSSKETQLIRVVDRLLPFLLNLNTNGKTWIDANITRSQVTAALAFIKDSFPSIHDWLSKNIDYATQQGWLVDA, encoded by the coding sequence ATGCCATCAACCAAACCCCTTTTATTAACCAACCCAACGCTTGCCTCAAACATTGATATAGATCATGTTACTCATTTCTTATTAGAGCTTGATGCGCTTAAACGTATCAATCGTCGTAGCTATGTGACGCATACCACACGCAAAGAAAACTCTGCCGAACATTCATGGCATTTAGCCATGGCGTGCTGGTCTATCGCTGAACAGTTTGAGCTAGATGTCAATCATGAAAAACTACTCAAGATGGCATTGGTACATGACTTGGGTGAGATTGACGCTGGCGATACGTTTTTATTCGCAAACAGTCGTAGCGAGGCGCACATTGAAGAACGCGCTGGTATTGCTCGATTGCAAGCTGAGCGTGGCAATGGCATCATGGATTTAAATGAGATTTGGGAAGAGCAGGAGACGGGTAGTAGTAAAGAAACCCAGCTGATCAGAGTGGTTGATCGCTTATTGCCTTTTTTATTGAATTTAAATACCAATGGAAAAACGTGGATTGATGCTAACATCACGCGTTCGCAAGTGACTGCGGCACTTGCTTTTATCAAAGACAGCTTTCCTTCCATTCATGATTGGCTATCAAAAAATATCGACTATGCGACCCAGCAAGGATGGTTGGTTGATGCTTAA
- a CDS encoding DUF3820 family protein, which translates to MTDTALIIDTETDQGRDPRPIQVATINAMTGFEWMKYFNSGRSISPVVIRIHGITDDDVAGLERFDLEAFELPQYLIGHNVRFDWRVIGSPSTKLICTVRLARVAFPEWSAYGQSKCIEQLLGKEEASRMTIAAHDALGDARMCYLLYRACCERLAIASTDFAAVHAIANKANPVSKMPFGKHKGTLIKDVPISYVKWMLGNIHNMQPSLYSALTKRVKAEQAAKNTP; encoded by the coding sequence ATGACTGACACTGCGCTGATTATCGATACCGAAACCGATCAAGGTCGTGATCCGCGTCCGATTCAAGTGGCGACTATTAATGCGATGACGGGTTTTGAGTGGATGAAGTACTTTAATAGTGGTCGTTCGATATCACCAGTTGTCATTAGAATTCATGGCATTACTGATGATGATGTCGCTGGTCTTGAGCGCTTTGATTTAGAGGCGTTTGAGTTGCCACAGTATTTGATTGGTCATAATGTCCGCTTTGATTGGCGGGTTATTGGCAGTCCATCTACTAAGTTGATATGTACGGTTCGGTTGGCGCGTGTGGCTTTTCCAGAGTGGAGTGCTTATGGTCAGTCCAAATGTATCGAGCAATTATTAGGCAAAGAGGAAGCAAGTAGGATGACGATTGCCGCTCATGATGCGCTGGGTGATGCGCGTATGTGTTATCTGCTTTATCGGGCGTGTTGTGAGCGCCTAGCCATTGCATCGACGGATTTTGCTGCTGTCCATGCTATCGCTAATAAAGCCAATCCAGTGAGCAAAATGCCCTTTGGCAAACATAAGGGCACGCTGATTAAAGACGTGCCAATCAGCTACGTAAAATGGATGCTGGGTAATATCCATAACATGCAGCCGTCGCTTTATTCTGCCTTAACCAAGCGTGTCAAAGCAGAACAGGCAGCAAAAAATACGCCCTAA
- a CDS encoding isochorismatase family protein — protein sequence MSTMITDRTYRIARENTQAMIIDVQERLTPHIYDHENIVKKTVTLIKGLQALNIPIMLNEQYKKGLGDTLPEIREVLEGDNAKSFEKVTFSACDNDDSWHYLAQQNRSIVLLFGVETHVCVLQTALDLLDNGMQPVIIGDAVGSRFPYDKKQAIRRIRRAGGVITTVETILFELCRSSQDPAFKTISNLIK from the coding sequence ATGTCTACTATGATTACCGACCGTACCTATCGAATCGCTCGCGAAAATACCCAAGCGATGATAATCGATGTTCAAGAACGCTTAACACCGCATATTTATGACCATGAAAACATCGTCAAAAAAACAGTGACGCTTATTAAAGGTCTACAAGCACTGAATATCCCTATCATGCTCAATGAACAGTATAAAAAAGGGCTCGGCGATACGCTACCTGAAATACGCGAGGTGTTAGAAGGCGATAACGCTAAAAGCTTTGAAAAGGTCACCTTTAGCGCTTGTGATAATGATGATTCGTGGCATTATTTAGCGCAGCAAAATCGAAGTATTGTTTTGCTATTTGGAGTAGAGACACATGTCTGTGTACTACAAACAGCGCTTGATTTGCTAGATAATGGTATGCAGCCCGTCATCATTGGTGATGCGGTCGGCTCACGCTTTCCGTATGATAAAAAGCAAGCAATACGCCGTATTCGCCGTGCTGGTGGCGTGATTACCACAGTTGAAACCATTCTGTTTGAGCTTTGCCGTAGTAGTCAAGACCCTGCGTTTAAAACCATTAGTAACTTGATTAAATAG
- the dtd gene encoding D-aminoacyl-tRNA deacylase, protein MKALIQRVRRASVTVDAQCVGTIEQGILAYIGLGPDDDLTSAQRMVDKILTYRIFDNDDDPAKYGKLDKNVQQVGGGLLLVSQFTLMAKTDKGRRPDFGGAMAPDAAQALFAQLVAYANTQHSNVATGQFGANMQVSSVNDGPLNFLLEVN, encoded by the coding sequence ATGAAAGCACTTATACAGCGCGTACGCCGTGCTAGTGTCACCGTCGATGCGCAGTGTGTTGGTACGATTGAGCAAGGCATATTGGCTTATATTGGTTTAGGGCCTGATGACGACCTAACAAGCGCCCAGCGCATGGTAGATAAAATCCTCACCTATCGTATTTTTGACAATGATGATGATCCTGCCAAGTACGGCAAACTGGATAAAAATGTCCAGCAAGTTGGTGGCGGACTATTATTGGTATCACAGTTTACGCTAATGGCAAAAACAGACAAGGGTCGTCGCCCTGACTTTGGTGGTGCGATGGCACCTGATGCGGCTCAAGCATTGTTTGCGCAATTGGTCGCCTATGCCAACACGCAACATTCAAACGTGGCAACTGGTCAGTTTGGCGCTAATATGCAAGTGTCGAGCGTCAATGATGGGCCATTGAATTTCTTGTTAGAAGTGAATTGA
- a CDS encoding DUF1287 domain-containing protein produces MRVTGTYKVFAKSLVFVSLLTLAQLTQAAAPISNGDKLAHDAKKQIGITTSYDPAYRKLDFPRGDVPIETGVCTDVIVRAYRLQNIDLQQLVNHDMKSNWSAYPKTWGLKSTDKNIDHRRVPNLEVFFARHAKTLSTTDKASFQAGDVVTWRLPNGNLPHTGIVSDKVAADGTPLIIHNIGRGTQEENILFAYPILKHFRY; encoded by the coding sequence ATGAGAGTCACTGGCACTTATAAGGTTTTTGCTAAATCGCTCGTCTTTGTTAGCCTATTAACTTTGGCGCAACTAACTCAGGCTGCCGCACCTATTAGTAATGGTGATAAACTGGCGCACGATGCCAAAAAACAGATCGGCATTACCACTAGCTATGATCCTGCTTACCGCAAGTTGGATTTTCCGCGTGGCGATGTGCCGATAGAAACTGGCGTCTGTACCGATGTTATCGTCCGTGCTTATCGCTTGCAAAATATAGATCTACAGCAATTAGTCAACCATGATATGAAGTCAAATTGGTCGGCTTATCCAAAGACTTGGGGGCTCAAATCAACCGACAAGAATATCGATCATCGCCGAGTGCCCAATCTTGAAGTGTTTTTTGCGCGTCACGCAAAGACATTATCGACGACTGATAAAGCCAGTTTTCAAGCAGGGGATGTGGTGACGTGGCGGCTACCGAATGGTAATTTGCCGCATACAGGTATCGTCTCCGATAAAGTCGCTGCGGATGGTACACCGCTGATTATTCACAATATCGGACGCGGTACGCAAGAAGAAAATATCTTATTTGCTTATCCTATTCTCAAACACTTTCGTTATTAA